The sequence below is a genomic window from Granulicatella elegans.
AAGCAAGAAGATTTTTTTCTTGTCTTTCTCACCGTTTTAATAGATTAACCTTCACTAAATATTCTCTAGCAACTTCTTCAGCAGGTCTTCCATTTGCACCTACTTCAAAGTTCATTTGACTCATTTCTTCTTCAGAAATTTTTCCAGCTAATTGATTTAAGACTCCTTCTAACTCAGGATGTTTTTTCAACAATTCTTGTTTCATTAGAGGAGCCCCTTGATACGGTGGGAATAATTGTTTATCATCCTCTAATACTTTTAATTGGTAACGTGAAATTTCTGCATCTGTTGAATAAGCATCTGTAACTTGAATATCACCAGATTGAATCGCTTGATAACGTAATGCAGGTTCCATTGTAGCTACATCCAATTGTAAGCCATACATACTTTGCAATCCTTTATTTCCGTCTTCACGATCATTAAATTCTAGTGTAAATCCAACTTTTAATGGACGATTCACTTTTTTTAAATCAGAAATTTTTGTTAATTTTTCATCTTCTGCTAGTTGTTTTGGTACGGCAACTGCATAAGTATTTTGATACGCCATTGGTTTTAAAAATACAAAACCATCTTGTTCTAAAATTCCTTTACGAGCTACTTCGTACACTTCTTCAGGTTCATGACTTACTTTAGGTTTATTCTTCAATAAACTTTCTGTAATCGTTCCTGAAAATTCTGGGTAAATATCAATATCTCCCTTTTTCAATGCTTCATATAAAAAATTCGTCTTTCCGAAGTTTGGCTTTACTTCGACTTTTAATCTTGTTTGATCTTCAATTAATAACTTATACATATTCATCAAAATCTCAGGTTCTGCTCCTAATTTCCCTGCAATCACTAGTTTATCTGATGTTTGCATTTTAACAATTGTTGGAGCATAAGAAGCTCCTAATCCAATCATTAAGACTACAAAGGCTGCCAAAATCGTTCTTAATTTTGCAGTTTCCATCCATTTCAATAAGAAGTTGAATAAAATTGCTAAAATTGCAGCAGAAATAGCACCAATCAAGATTAAACTTGAATTATTTCGATCAATTCCTAATAAAATAAAGCTTCCTAATCCCCCTGCACCAATTAATGCTGCTAAAGTCGCTGTTCCAATAATGAACACCGCTGCAGTACGAATCCCCGACATCATTACAGGCATTGCTATGGCAATTTCAAATTTTTTAAGACGTTCAAACTTTGTCATTCCAAACGCAATTCCTGCTTCAACTAAACTTTCATCAATTCCTTGTAGCCCTGTAATTGTATTTTGTAAAATCGGGAATAGCGCATATAACACTAAAGTCGTTAAGGCTGGCAATGTTCCAATTCCCATTAATGGAATAAATAATCCAATTAACGCTAAAGATGGTAATGTTTGAATAATTCCTGCAATTTGTAATAAAAATCCAGAAACCTTTTTCGATGGACTCACTAATACTGCAATAGGAATAGCAAGGACTACTGCTAATAATAAGGCTAATAACGAAAGTTGAAGGTGTTGCCCAAGGGATAACAGCCACTCACTATTTCTCTCTTGAAATGTTCGAATGAATTCATTCATGATGTTCTCCCCCTTTAAATAATTCTTTGACAAACTCATTAGCAGGTTGCGTTTGAATTTCATAAGGAGTAGCTACTTGTACAATTTCTCCATCTTTTAATACAGCAATTCTATCAGCTAATTTTACGGCTTCATCTGTATCATGTGTGACAAATAAAGTTGTCATTTTAAATTCTTGATGCAGTTGTTTTGTTAAATCTTGTAATTGTTTACGGCTAATGGCATCTAATGCCGAAAAAGGTTCATCCATTAATAATATTTTTGGAGTCGCAATAATAGCCCGAACAATTCCTACTCGTTGTTGTTCTCCTCCGGATAATTCTTTTGGATAACGATGTGCATCATCTTCAAAAGAAAGTCCTACTTTTTCTAATAATACCCTCGTTTGTTCTTGAATTTGTTCTTTTTTCCAACCTTTCATCTCAGGAATTAAAGCAATATTTTCTGCCACTGTTAAATTTGGAAAAAGTGCAATTTGTTGCAAAACATATCCAGTTTCTAATCGTAATTCTCGTTGATGATGATCTTTAATCCGTTTTTCATTTAAGTAAATATTTCCATCTGTCGGTTCAATTAATTGGTTAATCATTTTCATCATCGTTGTCTTCCCTGAACCAGATGGTCCCACTAACACCATAAATTCACCATCTTCAATGCGTAAATTAACATTTTTTAAGACAGGTTTTTCTTCATAGCGTAATGCTACATTTTTGTATTCAATCATTTTACCTTCTTCTTTTAGTAAAAGCAGATTGTATCAACAAACGGCTCCTCTAATTTTACTCCTGTTCTCCATCTTTTAAATTTTGCAGAATTCGATTTAAATAGTTTTCTACTTGTACAATTTCTTCTTCCTTAAATCCTGCATAGAAGATTTTTCCTAATTCACGGCTAACTTTTTCTCCAATTTCTTTTTGAGATTTTCCTAATTCCGTTAAATTCACATATTTTCTACGTTTATCTTTCGGACAATCTTGCATACAAACTAAGCCTTGTTCTTCTAATTTTTTTAGCATACTTGTTAATGTGTTGTTCGCTAAACCTGTTCTACAGCTCAATTCTGTACATGTAATATACCCATCAGTATCATTCCATAAAACAGACAGTATTTTTTCTTGTTCACTTCTAAAAAGAGCATCCGGTTCTTTACTCAATAGTTTTTGATAAAGTCTTCCATTTAATAAACGAATATGGTGAATGAAACATCCCCCATTCTTTTTACCATCCATGCCATTTATTTCCCTTCGTTTTTTATTTCTATATAGAACTATATTCTTTTTTATCTACTTTGTCAATTACTTTTATATAAAAATTCTATAAAAGCACAAAAAAGAGCGTTCTGACTCGAACACTCCTCTTCCATTCATTAATCTACTTTTTTCATTTCTTCAAACATTTCATCATTAACATAACAGCCAAGAGCTGGGTTTTCTGATGGGTTAATCACTACATCGAAAGCTTTTGTTACTTGCGATAACGTCTGAATCATTCCACTCCAGCTTTCATCATAAATTTGTCTCAATCTCTTCCAATCTGTATAGAAGACCATTGCTTCTTTTTCATCTTTCCCTGGTAGAATCGCAATATTCATTTTTTCTCCAGATTGTAAGTCAATTTGAGCATTTGAATCTGCATTTTCTAATTTAATTGGTGTTAAAAATTTTGCTTTTGGTAATTCTAAGCATAAGAAACGATAGTATAATCCGTGCATAATTTTTTGTTCTTCTGTTTGTGGCATTCCTAATTGACCTAATAACAAGATCCATCTCATGGTGTCAGGATTTGTAACTGGAATATCTTCTTCTGCTACTCCTGTATAATCAGGTGCTACAATAATTCCTTCTGCAGCAAGAGATGTTTGTTCTGTTACAAGATGGACTCCTGTCGCTCCGTTTTGGTAGAAAGTTTCTAAGAAGAAATTCTCAATTCCTTTTCCATCTTCTCCTTTTTGAATACGACGTAATTCAAAAATGTCTGTATCTGCAAATCGAGAAGCTAGCCTTTCTTCATACGCTACTGGAGCGACAAAAATCATTGGCGAACTGCAAATAAAGCCACCTTCTTCTCTTTGTTGTGTTTGAGAGAATAAATAAGGTTCTTCTGTTTTTTTAGAATAAACCGTTACTAACTCATCTGCTTGTAATAATTTATCTCGCACGGCAATCATTAATTGTTCAATCTTGCCGACATTTGCAGTATGCTCTTCTAGTGTTTCTTGTGAAGCATTCATATGACAGTATAGTAAAAATACACGTGCAATTTCTGATAAATCCGCTAAGCTTAAGGTCTCAATATCTCTTTGTGTTAAAACACCTTCTTGACGTCCCACAAAGACATTTCCTAATGTATTAACAAATGTTTTATAGATTTCTTCCTTCTCGGCACCTTCTTCATGTAACACCGTTCCTTTTTTAATACCTAAAGGCATCGCATCTTCTAACCAAAGAGCCACTGGTTCATCTGTTACTTCAAACACTTTTTCTCGCTGACCATTTTCCATTGCATAAATCGCAGAAGTTGTGACAGTTCCATTGTCATCTCCAAGATTTGTCAACCAAACAAAATCCCCTACTTTTAATGTTCCTTCGACATTTCCTGTTACCACTAAATCTAGAGAGTCATCACTAATTTTATAGACATCTTCTACCCCTAATTTGAATATTGGTTTGTCTTGAGCGGTTGCTTCTGTTTCTTGTTTTTTAAATAAATCTTTTAATCCCATTTTCTTTCCTCCGTTAATTCTTTTCTCCAACTAATATCCATAAATGAACTGTAATTGTTTCTAAAGGATGATTTTTACTATATTCCTGATCTTCAATACTCGCTCCCCAATATAAAGGAGTCATTTGTAATAAGTGTTCATACATTTCTTTTGTCAGTGTCACTTGATAGGAAACTTCCTTCATCTTCATAGATGGATATTCTTGTTTAAATCGTTCTACAATATCCTTATTAGAATAGTGTTGTTTTTCTTGATTACTTTTATATAATTGTTGTCTTAATTCAATTAAATAATTACTTCCAGGAATAATTTTAATTAATTTTCCTCCTAATGCTAATACACGGTTGAACTCCTTATAATTCGAAGGAGTTAACATATTTATAAGCGTGCAACAAGATTCATCCCCGAAAGGTAACTGGGCTAAATCTGCCACAATCCATAAAGCTTTTTGAGAATGATGATGACTAGCCGCTAAAATTCCTTCCTTGGCAATATCCATCCCTACTAAAGGAATCGTTTCTAAAAATGGCGATAAATAAGCAAGTGGGCTTCCTTCTCCACAACCAATATCAACCATTAGTTGATTCTCCTGTTTTGGAATAAGCGTCAAAACTTCGTCTAATAGCGGATTGAAGAAACCACTTTGCGCTAATTCATATCGATGCGTAAATAGCTCTGCATCATAATCCTCATTCGCTTTTTGTTTCATCAAATGGAGAGTTCCTTTTTTATTAATATCGAAACGATGACGGTTCATACAGACCATACTGTAGCCATCTACGCTTTCAATAGCAGAATGACAATAGGGACATGCAAATAACTGTTGATGTTTTTGTATAAACTCTCGACTCCAGTCGATTTTCTTTTGCATCATTCACACTCCTTCTCCATTTATTCCTGGTTTTCAGTATACCATAAAATTACTTTTCTGTTTGAGTTTCTTTCCTTCTCTAATAAAATAACCATTTTTTTATTTTGACATTTTTCCATGCAATGATACAATAGAAGAGAGTCGTAATTATACCGATTTAATGACATGAATGGAGGAAAACAAGATGAGTAGCAAAATTCCAGTAACCATTGTTAGCGGATTTTTAGGAGCAGGTAAAACCACGCTCATTAACAAAGTATTAAAAGAAAAACACGGCGAACATATTGCCGTAGTAATTAATGAATTTGGAGAAATTGGTGTCGACCATCAATTTGTATTAGATGTAGAAGAAGAAATTTATCAAATGGATAACGGCTGCTTATGTTGTACGCTTCGTACAG
It includes:
- a CDS encoding ABC transporter permease/substrate-binding protein, with translation MNEFIRTFQERNSEWLLSLGQHLQLSLLALLLAVVLAIPIAVLVSPSKKVSGFLLQIAGIIQTLPSLALIGLFIPLMGIGTLPALTTLVLYALFPILQNTITGLQGIDESLVEAGIAFGMTKFERLKKFEIAIAMPVMMSGIRTAAVFIIGTATLAALIGAGGLGSFILLGIDRNNSSLILIGAISAAILAILFNFLLKWMETAKLRTILAAFVVLMIGLGASYAPTIVKMQTSDKLVIAGKLGAEPEILMNMYKLLIEDQTRLKVEVKPNFGKTNFLYEALKKGDIDIYPEFSGTITESLLKNKPKVSHEPEEVYEVARKGILEQDGFVFLKPMAYQNTYAVAVPKQLAEDEKLTKISDLKKVNRPLKVGFTLEFNDREDGNKGLQSMYGLQLDVATMEPALRYQAIQSGDIQVTDAYSTDAEISRYQLKVLEDDKQLFPPYQGAPLMKQELLKKHPELEGVLNQLAGKISEEEMSQMNFEVGANGRPAEEVAREYLVKVNLLKR
- a CDS encoding ABC transporter ATP-binding protein, which translates into the protein MIEYKNVALRYEEKPVLKNVNLRIEDGEFMVLVGPSGSGKTTMMKMINQLIEPTDGNIYLNEKRIKDHHQRELRLETGYVLQQIALFPNLTVAENIALIPEMKGWKKEQIQEQTRVLLEKVGLSFEDDAHRYPKELSGGEQQRVGIVRAIIATPKILLMDEPFSALDAISRKQLQDLTKQLHQEFKMTTLFVTHDTDEAVKLADRIAVLKDGEIVQVATPYEIQTQPANEFVKELFKGGEHHE
- a CDS encoding MarR family winged helix-turn-helix transcriptional regulator, coding for MDGKKNGGCFIHHIRLLNGRLYQKLLSKEPDALFRSEQEKILSVLWNDTDGYITCTELSCRTGLANNTLTSMLKKLEEQGLVCMQDCPKDKRRKYVNLTELGKSQKEIGEKVSRELGKIFYAGFKEEEIVQVENYLNRILQNLKDGEQE
- a CDS encoding methyltransferase domain-containing protein — protein: MMQKKIDWSREFIQKHQQLFACPYCHSAIESVDGYSMVCMNRHRFDINKKGTLHLMKQKANEDYDAELFTHRYELAQSGFFNPLLDEVLTLIPKQENQLMVDIGCGEGSPLAYLSPFLETIPLVGMDIAKEGILAASHHHSQKALWIVADLAQLPFGDESCCTLINMLTPSNYKEFNRVLALGGKLIKIIPGSNYLIELRQQLYKSNQEKQHYSNKDIVERFKQEYPSMKMKEVSYQVTLTKEMYEHLLQMTPLYWGASIEDQEYSKNHPLETITVHLWILVGEKN